In the genome of Thermus antranikianii DSM 12462, the window GAAAGGGCCCCATCTCGCCCGAGGCCAAGTGGCTTGGGGATGCCCTATCCAAGGATCTCCTGGCCGGTCTGCCGGGGGAGATATGCTGGAAGACCTCTTGGAGGCGGCCAAGGTTTGGGACAAGGATTACATCCCCATCCGGCATCCCGATGCCTACCCCTTAGGACCTGCTGCCAGGGCCTGTGCCCGTGGGGAGGCGGAGGAGGCCATCCGCTTGGCACAGAATCTGATTGTGGGGGGAGGCCTTGTGACGTGGATTTTTGCCTTTGATCCGCAAGCCCGCCGTGCGGGGTTGGAACGGGCGGCAGCCAGGTTGGCCGAGCGGCCAGAGGTCTTGGCGGTGGTCCCCTTCGGCTTCCTAGCCCGGGGGGAGGCCACGGCCATGAGCGACGCGGACCTCTTTGTCCTTTTGGGAAGCCCCCCTCTTGCCCTTCCCCGAGCGCCTGGTCCTCTACCGGCCGGAGGGGATTCGGGGGGTAGAGGTCTTCCCCTACACCTGGGAGGAAGCGGTAAGGGGTCCTTCGAAGGGGCACGGCCTGGTCCAAGCAGCCATGAAGAAGCGTGTTCCCCATTTTTGAACGGGGGGAGCCTGGGCTCGCTTGAAGGGCATGGCGTCCTTTCCCCCGTAACCCTCGCCTAACGCCCTTCTCATCCCTTCGCGGTATGGTTCCTCTCGTGGAGATCCATGGCACCACCATCTTGGCCGTGCGCAAGGATGGGGTCACCGCCTTGGCCGGGGATGGCCAGGTCACCTTCGGCCAGACCGTCCTCAAGCGGGGGGCGGTGAAGGTGAGGCGCCTCGAGGTGGGGGAAGGCATCCTGGTGGGTTTTGCCGGTGGGGTGGCGGATGCCTTAAGCCTCCTGGAGCGCTTTGAGGAGAAGCTCAAGGAGGCCAAGGGCAATCTGCTCAAGGGGGCGGTGGAAACCGCTAAGCTGTGGCGCACCGACCGGGTGCTGCGCCACCTTCAGGCCATGATCATCGCCGCCGACCGGGAGGGGATGGTGCTCCTTTCGGGAAGCGGCGAGGTCATCACCCCGGAAGAACCCCTTTTGGCGGTGGGGTCTGGGGGCCCCTACGCCTTGGCGGCGGCTAAAGCCCTCTACCGGCATTCCAACCTTTCCGCTCGGGAGATCGCTGAGGAGGCCCTTAGGATTGCAGCGGAGGTGGATCTTTACACCTCGGGCCAGGTAACGGTTCTAACCCTGGGGGAAGCATGAACCTCACGCCTGCGGAGATCGTCCGGGAGCTTTCCAAGCACATCGTGGGACAAGAGGCGGCCAAGCGGGCGGTGGCCGTGGCCTTAAGGAACCGGTACCGCCGGAAGAAACTTCCGCCCGAGGTGGCCCGGGAGGTGACTCCAAAGAATATCCTCATGATCGGGCCCACGGGGGTAGGCAAGACGGAGATTGCCCGCCGCCTGGCCCGCTTGGCGGGGGCTCCTTTTGTCAAGGTGGAGGCCACCAAGTTCACCGAGGTGGGCTACGTGGGCCGGGATGTAGACTCCATCGTGCGGGATCTGGCGGAGGCCAGCTACCAGCTG includes:
- the hslV gene encoding ATP-dependent protease subunit HslV gives rise to the protein MVPLVEIHGTTILAVRKDGVTALAGDGQVTFGQTVLKRGAVKVRRLEVGEGILVGFAGGVADALSLLERFEEKLKEAKGNLLKGAVETAKLWRTDRVLRHLQAMIIAADREGMVLLSGSGEVITPEEPLLAVGSGGPYALAAAKALYRHSNLSAREIAEEALRIAAEVDLYTSGQVTVLTLGEA